In Apium graveolens cultivar Ventura chromosome 10, ASM990537v1, whole genome shotgun sequence, the following are encoded in one genomic region:
- the LOC141692793 gene encoding endoglucanase 8-like — protein sequence MVSPVSLMVAILVVTAAAAVTHDYKDALMKSIMFYEGQRSGKLPPNQRITWRADSALKDGFDSHVDLVGGYYDAGDNIKFHFPMAFTTTMLAWSVIEFGDTMYTELPHALEAIKWATDYLLLATNTPDVVYVQVGDPWADHNCWERPEDMDTPRTSVSVTKEYPGSEVSAEIAAALAASSIVFRKSLPEYSNWLINRAQQVFYFADTYRGSYNNSRAGHFVCPFYCDYSGYQDELLWGAAWLHRATQKPYYLNYVLSNVYKMGRPWNIGEFGWDTKDAGISVLLSEYLFFSKLDWKPFVTYADEFVCSVIPGSSNPSVIYTPGGLIQKPKMNSLQIASSLSFLFVVYARNLKLANRVVQCDHGAVDPSRLIDLAKSQVDYILGNNPMKTSYMVDYGQQFPRRIHHRGSSSPSIKVHKEHIKCKEGTTYYASQGPNPNLLTGAVVGGPDAHDWFADDRTNPGQSEPTTYINAPLVGLLAYFSANQ from the exons ATGGTGTCTCCGGTGAGTTTAATGGTGGCCATTTTGGTGGTGACTGCTGCAGCAGCAGTAACACATGATTATAAAGATGCGTTAATGAAAAGCATTATGTTCTATGAAGGCCAAAGGTCCGGTAAATTGCCTCCTAATCAAAGAATCACATGGAGAGCTGATTCTGCTCTTAAGGATGGTTTCGACAGCCAT GTGGATTTGGTAGGAGGATACTATGATGCAGGTGACAACATAAAATTTCACTTTCCAATGGCTTTCACAACAACAATGCTAGCCTGGAGTGTAATAGAATTCGGGGACACAATGTACACTGAATTACCTCATGCACTTGAAGCTATCAAATGGGCAACTGATTATCTGCTTTTGGCTACTAACACTCCGGATGTCGTTTATGTACAAGTAGGAGACCCTTGGGCTGATCATAACTGCTGGGAAAGGCCTGAAGACATGGACACTCCGAGAACTTCTGTTTCTGTCACTAAAGAGTATCCTGGTTCTGAAGTTTCTGCGGAGATTGCTGCAGCATTGGCAGCATCTTCGATTGTTTTTAGGAAATCTTTGCCCGAGTACTCGAATTGGTTAATCAATAGAGCTCAACAG GTGTTCTATTTCGCGGATACTTACCGGGGATCTTACAATAACAGTAGAGCTGGACATTTCGTGTGTCCGTTTTATTGTGATTACAGTGGCTATCAG GATGAACTGCTATGGGGAGCAGCATGGTTACACAGAGCCACTCAAAAGCCATATTACTTAAACTACGTTTTAAGTAACGTATATAAAATGGGCAGGCCTTGGAACATTGGTGAATTCGGATGGGATACAAAGGATGCCGGAATTAGTGTACTTCTTTCAGAG TACCTGTTTTTCAGCAAGCTGGATTGGAAACCATTTGTTACCTACGCGGATGAGTTTGTGTGCAGCGTTATCCCTGGATCATCAAATCCTAGTGTTATATATACTCCAGGTGGACTAATACAGAAGCCAAAGATGAATAGCCTGCAAATTGCATCATCCCTGTCTTTTCTTTTCGTCGTGTATGCTAGGAATTTGAAATTGGCGAATAGAGTGGTGCAATGCGATCATGGTGCAGTGGATCCGTCTAGGCTTATTGATCTTGCAAAAAGCCAG GTTGATTACATACTCGGAAATAATCCAATGAAGACATCATACATGGTGGATTATGGACAACAATTCCCGCGAAGAATTCATCATAGAGGTTCCTCATCACCGTCAATTAAAGTTCACAAGGAACACATTAAGTGCAAAGAAGGAACAACTTATTATGCAAGTCAAGGGCCTAATCCAAACTTGCTAACTGGAGCTGTTGTTGGAGGACCAGACGCGCACGACTGGTTTGCCGATGATCGAACTAATCCTGGCCAGTCAGAGCCAACTACTTACATCAATGCACCTCTTGTAGGCCTATTAGCTTACTTCAGTGCAAACCAATAG
- the LOC141693148 gene encoding endoglucanase 8-like codes for MLVVTAATALRHDYKDALMKSIMFFEGQRSGRLPPNQRMTWRSDSALEDGFDNHLDLVGGYYDAGDNIKFHFPMAFTTTMLAWSVIEFGLTMHPELPHAIEAIKWSTDYLLKATNTPDVVYVQVGDPWADHNCWERPEDMDTPRTSFAVTKEYPGSEVSAEIAAALAASSIVLRRFFPKYSNLLLARAQEVFKFADTYRGSFNNSKVGHWVCPFYCDYSGYQDELLWGAAWLHKATQNEIYLNYVLNNVYQMGRPWNIGEFGWDSKDAGISVLLSEFLLSKKMDAKPFVSYADEFVCSAIPGSSSPSVIYTPGGLIQKPQMNSLQIASSLSFLFVVYARNLKLANRVVQCEHGAVVPSTLVNLAKSQVDYILGNNPMKTSYMVGYGRRFPRRVHHRGSSSPSIKVHKQHIQCKDGTTYYASKGYNLNLLTGAVVGGPDEHDSFDDDRNNAGQSEPTTYINAPLVGLLAYFSENY; via the exons ATGTTGGTGGTGACTGCAGCAACAGCACTAAGACATGATTATAAAGATGCGTTGATGAAAAGCATTATGTTTTTTGAAGGCCAAAGGTCTGGTAGATTACCTCCTAACCAAAGAATGACATGGAGAAGTGATTCTGCTCTTGAAGATGGTTTCGACAATCAT TTGGATCTGGTAGGAGGATACTATGATGCTGGTGACAACATTAAGTTTCACTTTCCAATGGCTTTCACGACAACAATGCTAGCTTGGAGTGTAATAGAATTCGGGCTCACAATGCACCCTGAATTACCTCATGCAATTGAAGCCATCAAATGGTCTACTGATTATCTGCTAAAAGCCACTAACACTCCGGATGTCGTTTATGTACAAGTAGGAGACCCTTGGGCTGATCATAACTGCTGGGAAAGACCCGAAGATATGGACACTCCTAGAACTTCTTTTGCTGTCACTAAAGAGTATCCTGGTTCTGAAGTTTCTGCGGAGATTGCTGCAGCATTGGCAGCATCTTCGATTGTTTTAAGGCGATTTTTTCCCAAGTATTCTAATCTGTTACTTGCAAGAGCTCAAGAG GTTTTCAAATTCGCGGATACTTACCGGGGATCTTTTAATAATTCTAAAGTTGGACATTGGGTGTGTCCATTTTATTGTGATTACAGTGGCTATCAG GATGAACTGCTATGGGGAGCAGCATGGTTACACAAAGCCACTCAAAACGAAATTTACTTGAACTACGTTTTAAATAACGTATATCAAATGGGCAGACCTTGGAACATTGGTGAATTTGGATGGGATTCAAAAGATGCTGGAATTAGTGTACTTCTTTCTGAG TTCCTGCTTTCCAAAAAGATGGATGCGAAACCATTTGTTTCCTACGCAGATGAGTTTGTGTGCAGCGCTATCCCTGGATCATCAAGTCCAAGTGTTATATATACTCCAGGTGGACTAATACAGAAGCCACAGATGAATAGCCTGCAAATAGCATCATCCCTGTCTTTTCTTTTCGTCGTATATGCAAGGAATTTGAAGTTGGCAAATAGAGTGGTGCAATGCGAGCATGGTGCAGTGGTTCCATCGACACTTGTTAATCTTGCCAAAAGCCAG GTGGATTACATACTTGGAAATAATCCAATGAAAACATCATACATGGTGGGTTACGGACGAAGATTTCCGCGAAGAGTCCATCATAGAGGTTCCTCATCACCGTCAATCAAAGTTCACAAGCAACACATTCAGTGTAAAGATGGAACAACTTATTATGCAAGCAAAGGGTATAATCTGAACTTGCTAACTGGAGCTGTTGTTGGAGGACCAGACGAGCACGACTCGTTTGACGATGATCGAAATAATGCTGGCCAGTCAGAGCCAACTACTTACATCAATGCACCTCTTGTAGGCCTCTTAGCTTACTTCAGTGAGAACTACTGA